The Vibrio echinoideorum genome includes a region encoding these proteins:
- a CDS encoding DNA cytosine methyltransferase: MKTGEVLVIDLFAGPGGLGEGVSSVTDDGGNNPFKIGVSVEKESSAHKTLTTRAFYRKIKVLDGGLDDYFRYVRGELTREDLFCLYPKQASEASYETLEEPRALGDDNELIHARIRELLAIHQGPKVVIGGPPCQAYSLAGRSRNAGIKDYKAEDDHRNFLYKEYLKVLSIAKPDVFVMENVRGILSAKIDGKVMFPQILEDLRNPGKVTAVQGVSEYRVFSLVVEAEDPKNPEYSDSSDFLIRSEHYGVPQARHRVILLGVRQDITRIPSTIYPMARTVSVEQVLSDLPQLRSGFSKQKDISKDWEKQVRRNSKMLKRILGIQFDKEAVDNLSLEPMLGLGRQSSQLSEIEHKIPPHLDSWYLDNHPGCVLNHATRGHMTSDLLRYAFSAAFTQLSGGTSPKARDFPAELAPDHENWNTGSHADRFRTQAANRYATTVTSHISKDGHYFIHYDPKQCRSLTVREAARLQTFPDNYIFEGNRTQQYVQVGNAVPPYLAQQIGKVVMDLLAK; this comes from the coding sequence ATGAAAACAGGTGAAGTGCTCGTAATTGACCTTTTTGCTGGGCCTGGTGGGCTTGGTGAAGGAGTGTCATCAGTAACAGATGACGGTGGTAACAATCCATTCAAAATCGGCGTCTCGGTCGAGAAAGAATCTTCTGCGCATAAAACATTAACAACACGAGCTTTCTATCGAAAAATTAAAGTGCTGGATGGCGGGCTAGATGATTATTTTAGATACGTGCGTGGAGAATTAACTCGCGAAGATCTTTTTTGTCTATATCCAAAACAAGCTTCAGAGGCAAGTTACGAAACATTAGAGGAGCCTAGAGCGCTTGGTGACGATAATGAGTTAATTCATGCTCGAATTCGTGAACTGTTGGCAATTCATCAAGGGCCTAAGGTCGTTATTGGGGGGCCTCCATGCCAAGCTTATTCGTTAGCTGGTCGTTCTCGTAATGCTGGTATAAAAGATTATAAGGCCGAAGACGATCACAGAAACTTTCTATACAAAGAATACCTCAAAGTTCTTTCTATCGCGAAGCCTGATGTGTTTGTGATGGAAAATGTACGCGGTATCCTATCTGCAAAAATTGACGGTAAGGTGATGTTTCCCCAAATTTTGGAAGATTTAAGGAACCCAGGCAAAGTAACGGCAGTTCAAGGTGTCTCTGAATATAGAGTTTTCTCACTTGTAGTTGAGGCTGAAGATCCAAAGAACCCTGAGTACTCAGACTCCTCTGATTTTCTCATCCGTTCCGAGCACTATGGTGTCCCTCAGGCACGACATCGAGTCATTCTCTTAGGTGTACGGCAAGATATCACCCGCATCCCCAGCACGATCTATCCGATGGCAAGAACAGTATCGGTTGAACAAGTACTGTCCGATTTGCCTCAGCTCAGAAGTGGTTTTTCTAAGCAGAAAGATATATCGAAGGACTGGGAAAAACAGGTTCGGAGAAACTCCAAAATGCTCAAACGCATATTAGGAATACAATTTGATAAAGAAGCTGTAGATAATTTAAGTCTTGAGCCAATGTTGGGATTGGGGCGTCAAAGTAGTCAATTATCGGAAATAGAGCACAAGATACCTCCACATTTAGATAGTTGGTATTTAGATAATCATCCAGGTTGTGTGTTAAATCATGCGACTCGCGGACATATGACATCCGATTTGCTGCGTTACGCTTTTAGCGCCGCATTTACTCAATTAAGTGGTGGCACTTCACCTAAGGCGAGAGATTTCCCAGCTGAGCTGGCTCCTGACCATGAAAACTGGAATACTGGTTCACATGCTGACCGTTTCCGTACCCAAGCGGCAAATAGATATGCGACAACAGTTACCAGTCATATATCAAAAGATGGTCATTACTTTATTCATTACGATCCAAAGCAATGCAGAAGTTTGACAGTGCGTGAAGCTGCTCGCTTGCAGACTTTTCCAGACAATTATATATTTGAAGGAAACAGAACACAGCAGTATGTACAGGTGGGAAATGCTGTACCACCTTATCTAGCACAACAGATTGGTAAGGTCGTTATGGATCTGTTAGCTAAGTAA
- a CDS encoding AIPR family protein: MSDLAEFHHQFIADVQGDADALGLVTVEAFFEKSGDLLSEAGEVDSANRAFHESLYARGSAQIDGYGGDPRENDGILSLILCDFTLDREIRLLRKEHIKRLSQKLFRFLKASLDDQFRGRLEETSPGFAIADLIKATWNSVEKIKFIIVTNGDHRARTDAASFDVIDEKPITLNIWDIKRLKRFMEQGLVRADSVINFKDDFGGGIPLLKASGGNDALESYLAVIPGKQLAEIYDKWGPRLLEANVRSFLQVRGKVNKGIRDTIRDEPHMFFSYNNGLSATADSIEIVKTDSGYQLASVHNLQIVNGGQTTASLYAASKVLKEQIQQVFVQMKLTLTPKECSEEIVPRISEYANSQNKVNAADFFANHPFHIRIEELSRRILAPSSTDSYRETKWFYERARGQFADERSRRTQTERKKFDAEYPRSQFFVKTDLAKYENTWLCCPHIVSLGAQKNFSEFAKKIGKNWGGEGTAFNDIWFKRLIAKAIIFRTTEKLVSSAEWYEGGYRANIVTYAIAKLVNDAKSMGMVIDLDFIWKIQKIPAALQTSLLLSAELAQRVITTPPEGIKNYSEWAKKPLCWQRLAENKLPINKAFMSIIISSDLAAENVKEVKAENALDNSINVEVEVFKLGAKFWGDVKHWAKERGMLTPRENSIIEICAAIPRKMPSSKQCEIAFEALKKLQAEGFHT; encoded by the coding sequence ATGTCAGATCTAGCAGAGTTCCATCACCAGTTTATTGCTGATGTACAGGGTGACGCAGATGCCCTAGGTTTAGTAACGGTAGAAGCATTCTTTGAAAAATCAGGAGACCTACTTAGTGAAGCTGGAGAGGTCGACAGCGCCAACCGTGCTTTTCATGAAAGTCTATACGCTCGTGGTTCTGCTCAAATTGATGGTTATGGTGGTGACCCTAGAGAAAATGATGGAATTTTGAGTTTGATTCTATGTGATTTTACTTTGGATAGAGAAATTCGCCTCCTGCGTAAAGAACATATTAAACGCTTATCCCAAAAGCTTTTCAGGTTTTTGAAGGCAAGCTTAGACGATCAGTTTAGAGGGCGGCTTGAAGAAACGAGCCCAGGATTTGCTATTGCTGATTTAATCAAAGCAACATGGAATAGTGTAGAAAAAATAAAATTCATTATCGTGACTAACGGTGACCATAGAGCAAGAACTGATGCTGCTAGCTTTGATGTTATTGATGAAAAGCCAATAACCTTGAATATTTGGGATATTAAGCGGTTGAAGCGTTTCATGGAACAAGGGCTCGTTAGGGCTGATTCCGTTATCAACTTTAAAGATGACTTTGGTGGTGGTATTCCGTTACTGAAAGCGTCTGGTGGAAATGACGCCCTTGAAAGTTATTTGGCTGTTATTCCAGGAAAACAGCTTGCAGAAATATATGATAAATGGGGTCCTAGATTACTTGAGGCTAACGTGAGAAGTTTCCTTCAAGTCCGGGGGAAAGTGAACAAAGGTATTCGAGATACTATTCGCGACGAGCCCCATATGTTTTTCTCTTATAACAATGGCTTAAGTGCTACGGCTGACAGTATAGAAATAGTTAAAACTGACTCAGGCTATCAATTAGCCAGTGTTCATAATCTTCAAATAGTTAATGGTGGTCAGACGACGGCGTCATTATATGCTGCGAGTAAAGTGCTGAAAGAGCAAATTCAGCAGGTGTTCGTACAGATGAAGTTAACCTTAACTCCGAAGGAGTGCTCTGAAGAAATAGTCCCAAGAATTTCTGAGTACGCGAACAGCCAGAATAAAGTTAACGCAGCGGATTTTTTTGCTAATCACCCATTTCATATACGTATAGAAGAGCTATCTCGTCGCATTTTAGCTCCTTCTAGTACTGACAGTTATCGAGAGACGAAGTGGTTTTATGAGCGAGCTAGGGGCCAATTCGCAGATGAAAGAAGCAGAAGAACTCAAACTGAGCGTAAGAAGTTTGATGCTGAATATCCACGGAGCCAGTTTTTTGTAAAAACTGACCTTGCGAAATATGAAAATACTTGGTTATGTTGCCCACATATAGTTAGCCTTGGTGCACAAAAAAACTTTTCAGAGTTTGCAAAAAAAATCGGCAAAAATTGGGGGGGCGAAGGCACTGCTTTCAATGATATATGGTTTAAAAGACTGATAGCTAAAGCGATCATATTTAGAACAACAGAAAAACTCGTCTCAAGTGCTGAATGGTATGAAGGTGGTTATCGAGCAAATATTGTCACTTACGCAATTGCAAAACTTGTTAATGACGCCAAGAGCATGGGTATGGTCATAGATCTTGATTTCATCTGGAAGATACAGAAGATACCAGCAGCCTTACAAACATCCTTGCTCCTATCTGCTGAGTTGGCCCAAAGGGTTATAACTACTCCTCCTGAAGGCATTAAAAACTACAGTGAATGGGCAAAAAAACCACTTTGTTGGCAAAGGTTAGCTGAGAACAAACTACCAATAAATAAAGCCTTTATGAGTATAATTATATCTTCAGATCTGGCGGCTGAAAATGTGAAGGAAGTTAAGGCTGAAAATGCATTGGATAATTCAATCAACGTTGAGGTCGAGGTGTTCAAGTTAGGTGCTAAGTTTTGGGGTGATGTTAAACATTGGGCTAAAGAGCGTGGTATGTTAACGCCTAGAGAAAATAGTATTATTGAAATTTGTGCTGCGATCCCTAGAAAAATGCCATCGTCCAAACAATGTGAAATTGCATTTGAGGCGCTTAAGAAGTTGCAGGCTGAAGGGTTTCATACATAA
- a CDS encoding PD-(D/E)XK motif protein, translated as MDSSPWKDLDLSNARRVNNSGQFDFFWVVVEGGMLGLMLRLPIEPIAKLKLPELKHLLVNFRLISGRWAFVLALKESSQGELFETLCRDVVEAGENASNLDEALAKVIQRTKRWHHLLRSGRTEGLTVEEQQGLVGELAFLRELSVNFGVEMAIGAWKGPFGAPKDFELIGCCVEIKTRRSASTSVISISSADQLANCDGGRLFLNVTNAESAIVPEGTTLHDFVALTDSLFKEDCDTYMKWEDALYSTGYDPLNKYDDRRWLIRSTTYFEVVDGFPRIQYPLPLGVQNARYSISLDACAPFKLNNNIIECIRECF; from the coding sequence ATGGATAGCTCTCCATGGAAAGACCTAGATCTTAGTAATGCAAGACGGGTCAATAACTCTGGTCAATTTGACTTTTTTTGGGTGGTTGTAGAAGGTGGAATGCTAGGTCTTATGCTTAGGCTGCCAATTGAGCCAATCGCCAAACTTAAACTTCCGGAACTTAAACATCTCCTTGTTAACTTTAGATTAATATCAGGGCGCTGGGCATTTGTGCTTGCCCTCAAAGAAAGTAGCCAAGGTGAGCTTTTTGAAACCCTCTGTAGAGATGTGGTTGAAGCAGGAGAGAATGCGTCCAATCTTGATGAAGCCCTTGCAAAGGTGATCCAACGAACGAAAAGATGGCATCATCTTTTACGATCAGGTCGTACCGAAGGCCTTACTGTTGAGGAGCAACAAGGCCTAGTTGGTGAGCTAGCATTTCTTCGAGAGCTTTCGGTAAATTTTGGCGTTGAAATGGCGATTGGAGCTTGGAAAGGGCCCTTTGGTGCACCTAAAGACTTTGAACTAATTGGATGTTGCGTAGAAATAAAAACCCGTAGGAGTGCTTCAACATCTGTTATTTCGATTTCATCAGCAGATCAACTAGCTAATTGTGATGGTGGGCGTTTATTTCTTAATGTGACTAATGCTGAGTCTGCAATTGTACCTGAAGGTACGACGCTACATGACTTTGTTGCGCTAACAGACTCATTATTTAAGGAAGACTGTGATACGTATATGAAATGGGAAGATGCGCTCTACTCAACAGGTTATGACCCATTAAATAAATATGATGATCGTCGTTGGCTAATAAGGTCCACTACTTACTTTGAGGTCGTAGATGGATTTCCTCGCATACAATATCCGTTACCCCTTGGTGTTCAGAACGCGAGGTACTCGATATCCTTGGATGCCTGTGCTCCTTTTAAGCTTAATAACAATATAATTGAATGTATTCGTGAGTGTTTTTAA
- a CDS encoding Z1 domain-containing protein → MNSRQQVLDMVETGLFNQPRKSEDELRIFVKSIAGVVASDLSDSTIEGIAREIESKQGITVGLGAIVDSTDFKPWLDDAKPKIEPFYWKRYEKLLLKSGLPRDVITGTDIVTDKILGRLGNPKEHSSWDRRGMVVGHVQSGKTLNYTSLICKAADAGYRLIIVVAGIHNNLRNQTQIRIDEGFIGRDTGKTSDKKSGSAKHVIGVGHFDPNRTPVSLTNTSRDFNKPTASTNTSEIDSYRVPVVLVIKKNHRTLENLLEWLKDNSARGDKEMIDQPMLLIDDEADNASINTKYSNKLVTKINGQIRDLLKMFHRSCYVGYTATPFANIFIDPDENHNVHEEDLFPKDFLIGLDAPTNYFGPKKIFIDGLPDEKEPTWLRSISDNEVLLPIKHKINHDLYQLPNSLLFALRTFLLSRSIRNLRGQSSSHCSMLVNASRFTNVQSQLKNRLHEALERIQNALRINSSSTRGLMDPEIKALFDVWEAEYKDVEFKWEEVQVSIFDSIASAKVVEVNSRANELDYLSSGERGQTVIAVGGFSLSRGLTLEGLTVTWFLRNTMMYDTLMQMGRWFGYRNGYEDLCRIWMPDDAIDWYAFIANAAEELHEELKLMEQAKATPEDFGLAVRSHPASLLVTAKNKMGAGREVTTLVGLSNRFIETAKVSINSAELDTNLDIAQNMIYRLKKTTILMEMTPWGLLLRDVPIQYIDEFLAGWSNTPESVITETAPVRSYLNARKEDELALWDLLIPSLKKGDKNDTLGVDIIPTNRSVNLDNLKDGFMSFSGKKMRIASTGIEKAGVESEKAQVAEDTYNKKGNYPDWIYRKVRSKPLFILHFVKPKAPRGKEGDKEVSLIPSHPVVAWGISLPVSKKPSEKVAYVVNTQRYKELYGEEDIDEEYEDELNG, encoded by the coding sequence ATGAATAGCAGGCAGCAAGTATTAGATATGGTCGAAACTGGACTCTTTAATCAGCCTCGTAAATCCGAGGATGAGCTGAGAATTTTTGTGAAGAGTATTGCAGGGGTTGTAGCTAGTGATTTAAGTGATTCAACAATAGAAGGGATTGCTCGTGAAATTGAGTCTAAGCAGGGTATTACGGTAGGCCTAGGCGCAATAGTAGACAGTACTGACTTTAAACCATGGTTAGATGATGCAAAGCCAAAGATAGAACCATTTTACTGGAAAAGATACGAAAAACTCCTGTTAAAAAGTGGATTGCCAAGAGACGTTATCACAGGGACCGATATTGTAACGGACAAAATTCTTGGCCGTTTAGGAAACCCTAAAGAACATTCTTCTTGGGATCGCAGAGGCATGGTCGTTGGCCATGTTCAAAGTGGAAAAACGTTGAATTACACAAGTCTGATCTGTAAAGCCGCTGACGCAGGGTACCGTCTCATTATTGTGGTTGCGGGCATACATAATAACCTTCGTAATCAAACTCAAATCCGAATTGATGAAGGCTTTATTGGTAGAGATACAGGAAAAACTTCTGATAAAAAAAGTGGCAGTGCAAAACACGTTATAGGGGTTGGACATTTTGATCCAAATAGAACCCCAGTAAGCCTGACGAATACATCAAGAGATTTTAACAAGCCGACAGCCTCAACAAATACCAGTGAGATAGATTCATATAGAGTACCAGTTGTGTTGGTTATTAAAAAAAACCACCGGACGCTTGAGAATCTACTCGAGTGGCTCAAAGACAACAGCGCTCGTGGTGATAAAGAAATGATCGATCAGCCAATGTTGCTGATTGATGATGAGGCTGATAACGCTTCGATTAACACTAAATACAGTAATAAACTAGTTACTAAGATTAATGGGCAAATACGTGACCTCTTAAAGATGTTTCATCGAAGTTGTTATGTGGGTTATACCGCGACTCCTTTTGCTAATATTTTCATAGATCCAGATGAAAACCATAATGTACATGAAGAAGATCTATTTCCCAAAGATTTCCTTATTGGCTTAGACGCTCCAACCAACTATTTTGGACCGAAGAAAATTTTTATCGATGGGCTACCTGATGAAAAAGAACCAACATGGTTACGAAGTATTTCGGATAATGAAGTTCTCCTACCAATAAAGCATAAGATTAACCACGATTTATATCAGCTGCCTAATTCCCTATTGTTTGCATTACGTACGTTTCTTTTATCACGATCTATCAGAAATTTAAGAGGCCAATCAAGTTCCCATTGTTCAATGTTGGTTAATGCTAGTCGATTCACTAATGTTCAAAGCCAACTTAAAAATCGTTTACATGAAGCGCTAGAACGGATTCAAAACGCTTTGAGGATAAACTCATCTTCAACAAGAGGGTTGATGGATCCTGAAATAAAAGCCTTATTTGATGTATGGGAAGCAGAATACAAAGATGTCGAGTTTAAGTGGGAAGAAGTACAAGTATCTATATTTGATTCAATAGCTTCAGCCAAGGTTGTTGAAGTTAACAGTAGGGCCAATGAACTCGACTACTTGAGTTCTGGTGAGCGAGGTCAAACCGTCATCGCTGTTGGTGGGTTCTCACTCTCTCGCGGGCTGACTCTTGAAGGTCTTACAGTTACATGGTTTCTGCGTAATACCATGATGTACGATACTTTAATGCAAATGGGGCGATGGTTCGGTTATCGAAATGGGTATGAAGACCTGTGTCGAATTTGGATGCCTGATGACGCGATAGATTGGTATGCCTTTATAGCAAATGCGGCAGAGGAGCTTCATGAGGAGCTAAAATTAATGGAGCAGGCCAAAGCGACCCCTGAAGATTTTGGTCTTGCTGTTCGTAGCCATCCTGCATCATTGTTGGTAACTGCAAAAAATAAGATGGGAGCCGGTCGAGAAGTTACCACTCTTGTGGGTCTTTCTAATAGATTTATTGAAACAGCTAAGGTCAGTATCAATTCTGCAGAGTTAGATACGAACCTAGATATAGCCCAAAATATGATTTATAGACTGAAAAAGACCACTATATTGATGGAAATGACTCCATGGGGATTATTACTTCGTGATGTGCCAATACAATATATTGATGAATTTCTAGCTGGTTGGAGTAATACTCCTGAGAGTGTAATTACCGAAACTGCACCGGTTAGAAGCTACTTGAATGCTCGAAAGGAAGATGAGTTAGCGCTATGGGACTTGCTAATTCCTAGTCTGAAAAAAGGTGATAAGAACGATACTCTAGGGGTTGATATTATCCCTACGAATCGTTCCGTTAACCTTGATAACTTAAAAGATGGTTTTATGTCTTTTAGCGGAAAAAAGATGAGGATTGCATCCACTGGCATCGAAAAGGCTGGCGTGGAGTCGGAAAAGGCGCAAGTTGCTGAAGATACCTACAATAAAAAAGGTAACTACCCGGATTGGATTTATCGGAAAGTAAGAAGCAAACCATTATTTATTTTGCACTTTGTTAAACCAAAGGCCCCAAGAGGTAAAGAAGGTGATAAAGAGGTTTCTTTGATTCCAAGTCACCCTGTTGTTGCTTGGGGTATTAGCCTTCCTGTATCCAAAAAACCATCAGAGAAAGTTGCCTACGTTGTTAACACCCAGCGCTATAAAGAGCTTTATGGTGAAGAAGATATAGATGAAGAGTATGAGGATGAGTTAAATGGATAG
- a CDS encoding ATP-binding protein, producing the protein MCIDPKNVTARYVDAAPHASSLIEGHRDFGYSLKTALADIIDNSIFAGAGNIRLVVDTISSTPSVVIADDGFGMSKSELLEAMRLGSKNPAIERLPSDLGRFGLGLKSASFSQCRSLTVMTRCNGITSCARWDLDLVSKTNKWTLELIENYRNELGCELLDEQGTVVVWQKLDRLIGEIETPAKITEHMNAEFSLAERHLRLTFHRFLETHKPQIQLSINERLLTPLDPTASFHPSTQRDPEDVIHLFNGDVRVRSYTIPHYKKMTQLEWDELGGHEGHLKSQGLYIYRENRLIIAGSWLGLAKQTELTKLSRIAIDIPNTMDAQWKIDVKKSSAQLPPLVRERLRRVIERFVGTSKRTYRSRGQRLVDRTIHPIWNRVQLDGKIHFKPNSDHPVFQAYTNGLPNELQEGFERCIRLLGAGLPIDALHAELVGNAESIVAMQTSESDLNQVVIDLTEVLLNNGITQDRVRDILQSYPLLQSNWDVSERLVTNYLKEKGL; encoded by the coding sequence ATGTGTATAGATCCAAAAAATGTCACTGCACGCTATGTGGATGCCGCGCCTCATGCTTCATCACTAATCGAGGGACATCGAGATTTTGGCTACAGCCTGAAAACCGCTTTGGCTGATATTATTGATAATTCAATATTTGCAGGTGCTGGTAATATTCGCCTTGTTGTAGATACCATTTCAAGTACTCCATCAGTTGTAATTGCTGATGATGGATTTGGTATGTCTAAAAGTGAGTTGCTGGAAGCTATGAGGTTAGGTAGTAAAAACCCAGCGATTGAGCGCTTACCGTCAGACCTAGGAAGATTTGGCCTTGGTTTAAAAAGTGCAAGCTTTTCTCAATGCAGATCTTTAACCGTCATGACTAGATGTAATGGTATTACTTCATGTGCTCGTTGGGATCTAGACTTAGTTTCAAAAACAAATAAGTGGACTCTTGAATTAATAGAAAATTACAGAAATGAATTAGGCTGCGAATTACTTGATGAACAGGGAACGGTTGTTGTCTGGCAAAAATTAGATCGCCTAATTGGTGAAATTGAAACACCGGCAAAAATAACTGAGCATATGAATGCGGAATTCTCTCTCGCAGAGCGACACTTAAGGCTTACTTTTCATCGATTTTTAGAAACGCACAAACCTCAAATTCAATTGAGTATTAATGAACGTCTGCTGACCCCGTTGGACCCTACAGCTTCATTTCATCCATCTACGCAGAGAGATCCAGAAGATGTAATCCATTTGTTTAATGGTGATGTACGTGTTCGTAGCTACACTATTCCACACTATAAAAAAATGACTCAACTTGAGTGGGATGAGCTTGGCGGTCACGAAGGACACCTTAAATCTCAAGGCTTATATATATATCGAGAAAATAGATTAATCATTGCTGGTAGTTGGCTTGGGCTTGCGAAGCAAACGGAATTAACTAAATTAAGCCGTATTGCCATCGACATTCCTAATACAATGGATGCTCAATGGAAAATTGATGTAAAAAAATCATCGGCACAGTTGCCTCCGCTAGTCCGCGAACGACTTAGGCGGGTTATCGAACGTTTTGTTGGCACCTCGAAAAGGACTTATCGAAGTAGGGGGCAAAGGTTGGTTGATAGGACGATACACCCTATTTGGAATAGGGTTCAACTCGACGGGAAAATACACTTTAAACCAAATTCAGACCACCCAGTATTTCAAGCTTATACAAATGGTTTACCGAATGAACTTCAAGAAGGTTTTGAACGCTGTATCAGATTGCTCGGAGCTGGTTTACCGATTGATGCGCTTCATGCTGAGCTGGTGGGTAACGCAGAATCAATAGTTGCGATGCAAACCTCTGAATCAGATTTAAATCAGGTCGTTATTGATCTCACCGAAGTACTTCTGAATAACGGTATTACTCAAGACCGGGTTAGAGATATTCTTCAAAGTTACCCTCTGTTGCAATCGAATTGGGATGTATCAGAGCGATTGGTCACAAATTACCTCAAGGAAAAAGGCTTATGA
- a CDS encoding DUF2726 domain-containing protein → MTNIFIVVVVLVVFFYFIQKYVFKHDDTKDHAYQKKGALLNVQQATFYTALISAVGNHGVVFAKVNMANVLAPAKSNTKKNWFIANNKISRSYFDFVVCDPRTLEPRVIIELDNGKELNKGKVDREKLLIHVCKSSGLPLIGASVKHSYQVSRLKRLLAAHIDLIEPSKEVRFCKKCGSPMIIKLASQGDYKGRRFFTCSRQPNCTYTENYNVVFDSEEESN, encoded by the coding sequence ATGACTAATATTTTTATCGTTGTAGTGGTGCTTGTTGTCTTCTTTTACTTCATTCAGAAGTACGTATTTAAACATGACGACACAAAAGACCACGCTTACCAAAAGAAAGGGGCATTGCTCAACGTACAGCAAGCCACCTTTTATACGGCCTTGATCTCCGCAGTGGGTAATCATGGCGTGGTGTTTGCAAAAGTGAACATGGCGAACGTGCTTGCTCCTGCAAAAAGCAATACTAAGAAAAACTGGTTTATTGCCAACAACAAGATATCTCGTAGCTATTTTGATTTTGTAGTGTGCGATCCAAGAACACTAGAGCCACGTGTCATCATTGAGCTCGACAATGGCAAAGAGTTGAACAAAGGTAAAGTTGACCGAGAAAAGCTGCTCATTCACGTATGCAAATCTTCAGGGTTGCCATTAATTGGTGCATCGGTAAAACACAGTTATCAAGTAAGCCGTTTAAAGAGACTGTTAGCGGCACACATCGATCTCATTGAACCATCAAAGGAAGTTCGATTCTGTAAAAAGTGTGGTAGCCCGATGATCATCAAATTAGCTAGCCAAGGTGATTACAAAGGACGACGCTTTTTTACTTGCAGCCGCCAGCCTAACTGTACTTATACAGAGAACTACAACGTAGTATTCGATAGCGAAGAAGAGTCAAACTAA